A region of the Agrobacterium sp. RAC06 genome:
CTGAAAGCTGAGCTGGATAGAGCAGGGGATGACATGAGTGCCTCCGAGCGGTCACGTCTGAGTGGCGTTTTCGGTCGGGCCCAGTCGCTCGAGATCGCGTTCCACGACGCACTTTACCTCTGAGGGAACCCGTCATGCTCACCATCAACGGCAATCGTCTCAACTCTCGCCTTCAAGCCTTTGCCGCCATTGGTGAAACCGCGAAAGGCGGCGTCAATCGCCAGGCTTTGACGGACGGCGACCGAAGCGCCCGGCGAATGCTCGCTGAGCTTGCCTGGGCCCGGGGGTTTCGGGTGTTCCAGGACCCTATGGCCAACCTCTTCGTCTGGCGCAACGGCCGCGACGAGGCACTTCCTCCTTTGCTGATCGGTAGCCATCTCGACAGCCAACCAGCGGGTGGCCGCTTCGATGGCGCATTGGGCACTCTGTCTGCGTTTGAGGTCCTGGAAAGTCTGGAAGATGCAGGGACGGCGACCGAGCGCGCCGTTGCCGTGGTATCCTGGACGAACGAGGAGGGATGCCGTTTCTCGCCAGGCTGTATGGGATCCATGGCGTTTTTTGAAGGCGCGATCCCGCCCACGTGGCAGGACAAGGTCGCAACGGATGGTGCAGCATTCACAGGAGAGCTGGCTCTCACAATCGAAAGCCTGCCGGAGGCAGCCATGCTGCCGCTCGGATTTCCGGTTCATGCCTATCTCGAAGTCCATATCGAGCAAGGGCCGTCATTGGAGGCAGCTGGGATTCCGATCGGTGTCGTGAAAGGCATCCAGGGAACACGGTGGCTGGATGTGACGGTTACGGGCCAGACGGCTCATGCCGGCACGACAGGTCTCGCCTGGCGTCGCGACCCACTTCGCGCTTTGACCGCTGCGCTGTCGAGCCTCTACGCAGCCGTTATGCCAGGCGATCCGGACGCCCGTTTCACCATTGGTCGGATTTCCGCAGAGCCAGGGTCGGTCAATGCTATCCCCGAGGAGGTTCGCTGTACGGTCGATATGCGTCATCCCGATCCAGGGCGGCTGGATGAGATCGAGGAGCTTGTGAAATCGCGGATCGGCCAGGAGGCGGAGCGGCAGGGCTGTAGCGTTCAGATCACACGGTCCTTCGATATGCCCCCTTGTGCATTCTCTCAAACACTATGTGAAGTGATCGAAGAAGCAGCGACCGCCTGCAAGGTCGAGAGTGTGCGGATGTTATCTGGGGCGTTTCACGATGCGCTGTTTGTCAATCGCGTCGCGCCAGCCGGGATGATCTTTGTTCCGTGTCGCGATGGGCTTAGCCACAACGAGGCAGAATATGTCGAGCCGTCGGATGTTGTCACCGGCTGCCAGGTGCTGGCGCAGGCGACACTGGAGTTGGCGCGCGGGGGCGGGATGGCTGTCGTCGATGGTTAGTTTGTGATGTTCTCGGTTTGGTGGACTGAGGGGATGCGGTAATGCTCATGGTTCTGTTCGTTAGCCGCCCTTTGTGCAACGCGATGCAAATTATCATGCGCGTTCGCCCTTTTTTTCCGAGATTAACGTGTTGTGCGTCGTTCTAAGAGTATAAATTTATATAGCTGATATATTCTGGCGATAATCGGAATGAATAGATATTATTTTCGATAAGGGTTAGTTATCGGCGGT
Encoded here:
- a CDS encoding Zn-dependent hydrolase codes for the protein MLTINGNRLNSRLQAFAAIGETAKGGVNRQALTDGDRSARRMLAELAWARGFRVFQDPMANLFVWRNGRDEALPPLLIGSHLDSQPAGGRFDGALGTLSAFEVLESLEDAGTATERAVAVVSWTNEEGCRFSPGCMGSMAFFEGAIPPTWQDKVATDGAAFTGELALTIESLPEAAMLPLGFPVHAYLEVHIEQGPSLEAAGIPIGVVKGIQGTRWLDVTVTGQTAHAGTTGLAWRRDPLRALTAALSSLYAAVMPGDPDARFTIGRISAEPGSVNAIPEEVRCTVDMRHPDPGRLDEIEELVKSRIGQEAERQGCSVQITRSFDMPPCAFSQTLCEVIEEAATACKVESVRMLSGAFHDALFVNRVAPAGMIFVPCRDGLSHNEAEYVEPSDVVTGCQVLAQATLELARGGGMAVVDG